The following nucleotide sequence is from Methanolinea sp..
TGGTGTCTGACGCCTCATCAAATACTGTAACCGTGCTGGTATCAGGAGGGAGGATCATTGGCGCTCTCGATGCCTGTATCTTTGCACCAGGGCTCGAGCACGGTGCGCTTGACGTGGAGGCAATCCGGTCGATAGATGCCGGGAAGATAACCGCCAACGGGGCGTTCCTCAGGGCGGGGGTGAACCACACCCTCCCGCCGGGTGAACGCTACCGCACGGTAGCCCTGTTTACCGCCATGGAATGCGCGGCACTCCTCCTGCTTGCCCCCTCTGCCGGGGTGGCGATTGCCGGGTCCCTTGCACCCTGCATAGCCGAGGAGGTTGAATCCCTCTTACAAAAACCGGTTGCCGTGTATGACGAGTGGTGCGCCTCCCGCGGACTTTGCGCCATCGCACGGGATGTGTTTGGAGGGAAGAAAGATATTCTCGGGATCGGTGTTAATCTGTAGATTTTTTTATTATCATCGCCCCTGGCATGACCTGTACCGGGAGTCAAATGCCTCCTTGGTCAAAACGATCACCGCATACCATATCCTCTCATTGGAACAACGAATCATCCGGATCAAGGAGAAATATCCTGCCTGGGAAGCCCGGCGGTTCGATCACCGCTACAACAACTGGCGCAAGCAGGAAATCCTGAACTGGACGACCCTGCATCAGTCTACTGCGAGAAAAACAATTTCAATAAAGACTGAAAGACTCTAACAATCAGGCAAAACTCTGCCAACAAAACGGACACCAATCGTGACACCCTACAGTTAACGATTGCCAAGTTCTTTATTATTAATCATGTAAAATTATACTGGGATTTTCTTGAGAGAGCTTCGTATCCA
It contains:
- a CDS encoding methanogenesis marker 12 protein; its protein translation is MFIGIDHGTSAIRFSSGESCFKITREEAREFRWQSLARLCPLNRIEGIALTYSMGDAFATITRVQELDERGVISREGAGKHIGGGTCVFDQVRQSGLPAVAVPGLHRGSPTDVRFKAYSHQASPEKIGIAYLVSRDLGEDFVVSDASSNTVTVLVSGGRIIGALDACIFAPGLEHGALDVEAIRSIDAGKITANGAFLRAGVNHTLPPGERYRTVALFTAMECAALLLLAPSAGVAIAGSLAPCIAEEVESLLQKPVAVYDEWCASRGLCAIARDVFGGKKDILGIGVNL